Within the Streptomyces sp. NBC_00353 genome, the region GACAGTGCCGTCCGCGTTCTTCGCGACGGGGAACCCTGAGAAGCCCTGCGACGTGACGTTGGGGTCCCAGAGCTTGGTGAAGTTGTCGCAGCGCGAGGCGAGCGTCGCGGCCTTGTCCTTGTAGCCGAGGCCGCCGGCCATCGTGGACAGCGCGCAGTCGGCGAGCGAGTATTCGAGCGTGGCCGAGCCTGCCTGGCGACTGTCGCCGTACTTGTAACCGGGCAGGTTCTGGTAGCCGACCCAGCCGTTCTCGACGTACGTCGGGTTGCCGTCACGCCCGCGGAAGATCGACTGGTCCGTGGGGACCTCATTGACGTTCTTCCAGAGCGCGTCGAAGAGCTGGCGCGAGGTGCGGTCGTCGAGTAGGCCGCGGTTGTAGATGTCGACGATCCACGGGGTGATGGGATCACCGCTCATTACGTTGGTCTCGCCGTTGCCGAGCCCCCAGCGCGGCAGCCACCCACCGTCCTGGTAGATGTGCAGCACGGACTTGGCCATGTCCGCGGCCTTGTCCGGGTGCAGCAGGGCCACCAGCTGGTTCTGCGAGCGGTAGGTGTCCCAGAGCGAGAACATCTGGTAATACGTGGAATCCGCGCGGTGCACCTGGTCGTCGAAGCCGCGGTAGCGGTTGTCGACATCGGACCCGATCGACGGGTGCAGCAGCGAGTGGTAGAGCGCGCTGTAGTACGTGCGCTGGTCGGCGGTGCTGCCGCCGGCCACGCGCATGCGGTTCAGCTCGCCCTGCCAGGCGTCGTGCGCGCCGGTGCGGGCCTTGTCGAACGACTTCGGCTGCTCGGCCTTGCGGTTGAGCCGTGCGCCGTCGACCGAGGTGTAGGACAGGCCCACCGAAGTGCCGACCTGGTCGCCCTTGGCCGGGTCGAACGTCACCCAGGCGCCGGCGCGCTTGGCGCCGCGCGATGCTTCGCGCTGGTCCGGGGTGAGGACGCCGTCGGTCCAGGTTCCGAAGTTCGAGAACTTCCGGTCGAACTTGGCGCTGAAGAATATTCGGTAGCGCTCCTTGCCGGTCTCACCGCAGAAGTTGCCCCCCTGGACCCAGCCTTCCACGGTGTCGTTGCCGACCACCTTGACGTCGCCGCCGTAGGTGCTGCCGTTGCTCTCGCCGGCCTCGATGAGCACGTTCTCGGGGCCCGATCCGGCGGGGTACGTGTAGCGGTGTTGACCGGTCCGCTGCGTGGCGGTGAGCTCGGCCTGGATGCCGTTGTCGAACTTCACGCCGTAGTAGCCCGGCGCGCGGGTTTCGTTGTCATGGCTGAACTTCGCACCGGACTGCGCCGGGTCGGACGACGTGACCGCACCGGTGGTCGGCATGAACCGGAAGTTGCCCATCGTCTGGCAGCCGACACCCGAGAGGTGCGTGTGGCTGAAGCCGAGGATGGTGTCCTGCTTGTAGTCGTAGGAAGCGTACTTGTTCAGCTGCGTATCAGGGCTCAGCTGCACCATGCCGAACGGCGCGGCGGCGCCCGGGAAGGTGGTTCCGTCGCCGTTGTTGCCGATCGACGTGTCGACCAGCGTGGTGGGGTCATCGGCGAACTTCGTCCCCTGGTCCTTGGCGTTTGCGACGCCGGAGGTGACGGAAGCCGTGGCCACGGTGGTGGCTATCAACAAGGCGGTGAACACGCGTTTCAACGCTCGCATCGCGATCCTCTCGTACGACAACGTTGTCAACTTCGAGCTCGACGATCTTTGCCCTTCCGGCACTGTTCCGTCAATCCACCGTCGCTCAGGGTCGGTTGGCCGTGGTGTCGGTGCCGGCAGGGAAGCACGCGAGGGCGTATGTGCGGTCGGGTTGGCATGGGTGAGGTGGGGCGGCCGGCCCGCGGCGAGGGCAGTGACCCTGCCCCCGATATCCGCCTGCGCGCGCCTCCAGCACTGGGAACCCGGCGCAGGGCCTGCTGCAACTGCTCGCTCACGGGCGAGGCCTTGTCAGGGCTCCTCTTCCTGGGTAGGACTGTCCGGGTGGGTGATCATCGGAACTCGGCGAGATCAACCGCTACCAGCGCAACGACGGTGCGATCGTCCAGGAGTTCAGCGACGCCAGCCGAGCATCCCCGTGCCCTTCACCTCGTCGCGATGGGGCCCCCTCGTCTCGTTCGGAGCCAAGGCCTACCCGGGAACGAAGCGCTCCTACGGCACCAGCGGCAACAGTTTCGTGGCGGTGGTGGAGTTCGGGCCGCGACTGCGCGCCTGGGCGGTGACGGCCGGCGGGGTGAGCGGGCATCCCGCCTTGCCGCACTTCGACGACCAGGCCGAACGCTGCGCGAACGGCGACCTGCGACCCGTCTGCTTCTATCCCGATGACCTCGAGGGCCATGTCGGGCGGAGCTACCGGCCCGGTAGGTGACCGGTCGCCCGGGAACGGGCGCGATGGGGTGTGCCCTGCGCAATCGGAGCTGCCCGGGAACGCAGCGTTTCCCTGCCCGGAGCCGTGCGGTTGTCTGCGTGCCGCAATTGCGCGCATCGGCGCTCGAGGGCTTGACCGGGGGTCGGCCGCGTCGCTGGGGGGCGAGGGGTTGCAGGTTCAAATCCTGTCGCCTCGCCGGTTACATCGGACATTTGCGCAGGTCAGGGGTCATCTTCGGATGGCCCCTGAGGCGTTTTGGGGGCGGAGGCGGGAGGAACGTCAATCCGCGGTTGACGGAGGCGGCGCCCACGGCCGCCGCCGTGGGTGCGTGGCGGGGATTCCGTTCACGAGTGATGGTTTCGCCATTCGGGGGCGAGGATCGCCCACATCTGCTTGTCGTGACGGGTGCCGTCGTAGGGCCAGTACTCGCGTCGTACGCCTTCGAGCGTCATGCCGAGCCGCCGGGCCACCGCGGAGCTGCGCTCGTTGTCGGCTCGGCAGTGCCACTCGGCGCGATGCATCCCCCGGGATGCGAACGCCCACTCCAACAGCGCGCGGCACGCCTCTGTGACCAGGCCGCGACCCTCGGTGGCCGGCTCCAGCCAGCAGCCGATCTCGCAGGAACCGAAGCCGGCGTCGAAGTCCACGAACATCACGCCGCCGACCAGCGTTCCGTCGAGCCATATACCGAAGAGGCGGCCGCCGTCCGCGGCCTGACGCTCGGCGTACCGGCGCAGTGTGGCCCGCGCCCCGTCGAGGTCGTCGGTGACGAACCCCGGCCCGACCCACGGTCGGATGTGCTCGCGGGCCCGGTCCAGGTTGGCTGCGAACTCCTCGGCATGCCATATCTCCAGCGGGCGGAGGCGGGCGTTGTCCCGCAATGAAAGGGAGAACATGATGACCTCATTCACATAACAAGCGTTACGGTTATGTACCGTAGCAGCATGTCACGCACCAAGGGGAACCACGAGGCTCGCCGACGCGACGTCTCCGAGGCGGTCTGGCGGGTGTTGGTCGCGCACGGCTTCGGCGGATTGACCATGCGAGCCGTCGCCGGCGAGCTCGACGCCACCACCGGCCTGCTCACCCACTACTTCCCCACCAAACGCGACCTGGTTGCATACGCCCTCGACCTGCTCGAACGGCGAAGTGCCTCACGCCCCCGGCGCGCCGCCGACACAGGCCTGCCCGCCGTGAGGGCCGCGCTGCTGGACATCCTGCCGCTGACTGACGAGGCCACCGACAGCAACCGGATCTGGGTGTCTTCCTGGGACGCCGCGCTCGCCAACCCCGAGTTGAGCGGCGATTACGCCCGCAAGTACGCGCAGAGCCGCGACAAGCTGTGCGACCTGGTTGCCGCAGCCCAACAGCTCGGCGAACTGCCCGACGGCGACCCGGCCCGCATCGCGGCCGGCGCCCAGTCCTTCGTGCTCGGTCTGGTGGTACAGGCACTGTTCGACCCCCCGGCGTTCCCACCCCACCGCCAGGCCGAGCTCCTTGACGACTACCTGGCCACGTTGACCTCTCCGCCCTCATCCCGTGGCCATCACGCGGCATCGTCCTGACAACCACGCAGCTCGGAAGAGTTGTCGGGACTCGCACGGTGGTCGGCAGCGCGCACCATTCATCGCGCCCTCGGCCTGCTGTACGTGGCCCGCACCACCGCCCTGTTGAGCTCCGACGGCACGACCCACCCCCCGACCTCGGCGACCGTGACACCCACGACACCGGGTTCGACCGGCTCGATCAGGGGGCGGCCGCTCGGGCTGCCCGTCGCGGTCTGGATCACCATCGTGCCGGCCGACCTTGTCACCGTGCTGCTGCGCTGAACACCCTTCGGGCGCTGCCTGTACGCAAGCGGCGGCAACGAGCGCGCCACCGAACTCGGCGGGGTTCCGGTCAAGCGCGTCAACTCGGGTGCCTGCGCCACGATGTCCGGGCTCGTCGCAGGCGACCCCGCCAAAGGATCGGCACGGCGGGGACGGCCTCTTGTGAGGAGCCGGACCGGTGGCGCCGGGCCTTCCAGGCAGGGCGAGCCGGTCCGGACGTAGGGTTGTGCTATGAGCGCTGCACCGGACGACGGCGCTGCTCGGGCGTACGGGTACGCCCCTCCCGCTGCTGGGTCGGCACGCCGGGCGGAGTTGGACCGGCTGCTGGATCTAGCCGTGCGCGACACGGGCGGGCATGCGGGAGCGGTCTTCCTGCTGGCCGCCGACGGGCAGGCGCTGCGGCTCGAGGTGACCACCGGCATGCCGGCGGAGTATCTCGCGCCCTGGCTGGGGGTGGGGCTGGCCAGTCTCGATCCGGTGGCCGTGGCGGTGCGCGAGCGACGGCTGGTGTGGCTCAGCGAGCATCAGGAGCTCGCCCGGCGTTACCCGCGTACGGCGATCGCCTTGCCGTACCACTTCGCGGTGGCCGCGGCGCCGATCCTGACCGGCACCACCGCCTGGGGAACACTGCTGCTGTTCTGGCCCTGCTGCGACACTGCCGAACTTGCCAGCCCGGGCTCTGACCGGGTCGGTCTCGCCTGCCGACGTCTGGGCCGGTTCCTGCGGGACGCCGCCCAGGCCGGCCGCCCGGTCACTCCGGGGACGCTGCCGCGTACGCTGCCCCGGCCATTCACCCGGGAGTGGGATCCGGCCGTGGCACGGGCCGCAGCGGACTTCGCCGAACGCCTGCCGGAGGGCAACTGCTCCCTCGACCTCGAGGGCAGATTCACCTACCTCAGCGCCACCGCCGCCGACCTGCTGGGCGGCAGCATCCCCGATCTGCTCGGCAAGCGCCCCTGGCAGACCCTGCCCTGGTCCATCGACCCGGCCTTCGAGGACCGCTTCCGCGCTGCCGTGGTCAGCCGGCAGCCGGTGTCCTTCACCGCCATGGTCCCGCCGAACCGCTGGCTCGCATTCGAGCTCTACCCCGATGCCTCCGGAGTGAGCGCCCGCATTTCGCCGACGGCCCCCGCCCACACCTCGAGGGCAGCGCCCGCCGGGACAGGGACGCCCTGGGGCGAGCCGATCCCCCTGGGCCAGCTCTACCAGGTGCTGCACCTGGCCGCTACCCTCTCCGAGGCCGTCGGAGTCGGCGACGTGGTCGACCTGGTCGCGGACGAGATGCTGCCAACCTTTCGGGCCCGGACCCTGGCCCTGTTCACGGCCGAGGACGGCGGACTACGCCTCATCGGTTGTCGGGGCTACAACCCCTATCCCGTGGAGCTCTTCGACGGAGCGACGCTCACCTCCCCGGCCGCGGTCGGCACCCTCGCTGACGGTGTGCCGAACTTCTTCGCCACCTTTGAGGAGGTGGTACGCACCTACCCGCTCGCCCCCCGCCAGGACGGTCTGCAGGCCTGGGCCTACCTGCCGTTGATCGCTTCCGGGCGCCCGGTGGGCTTGTGCGTGCTCGCCTTCGACCGGCCCCACCAGTTCTCCGGCAACCAACGGACCGTCCTGACCGCACTCGCGGGACTGATCACGCAGGCGCTGGAACGGGCCCGCCTGTACGACACCAGCAAGGAGCTCGCACAGATTCTGCAGGCGGCCATGCTCCCCGACTCGCTGCCGGACCTTCCCGGACTGGATGTGGCCGCCCGTTACCTGCCCAGCGTCCGCGGTATGGACATCGGCGGCGACTTCTACGACCTGGTCCGGGTGGACGACACCACCGCGGCCGCAGTCATCGGCGACGTCCAGGGCCACAATGTCACCGCCGCCGCACTCATGGGCCGTTGCCGCCTCTCCATCCGCTCCCAGGCCGCCGCGGGGGCCACGCCGGCGCAGGCCCTCGCGCAGGCCAACCGCCAGCTGGTCGACCTGGACCCGGGCCGCTTCGTCAGCTGCCTGTACGCCCAGCTCGACCTCGCACACCGCCGGGCCCTCCTGGCCACCGCCGGCCACCCCCCACCGATCCTGCGTCACCCGGACGGGCACGCGGAGGTCCTCCGCGTGCCGCCGGGGGTGTTGCTCGGCATCGACCCCGACGCCGACTATCCCACCACCGAGATCCCGCTGGCCCCCGGCAGCGTCCTCGCCCTGTACACCGACGGACTCGTCGAGACCCCCGAGGTTGACCTGGACGATGCCATGGCCGGGCTCGCCGACCAGCTCGCCCGGACCCGGCCCCAGCCCATGGACCAGCTCGCCACGTACCTGATCGACCACGCACGGCAGACCGCTCCCCGGACGGACGACATCGCGCTGCTGCTCATCAGGCTTGCCACCGCGGGGTAGGGCGCGTAGCCGCGGGTCGTGCGGTGCGCGATGGCGGCACACCGCGCGTCTGCACAGCGGCTGTGGCCCGAAGCGCTCCGGGTCCAGCACAGGTTGTGGGACGACTGTGAGAAGAAGGCCAGGAGCGTTTGATCAGGAACGGCGCCACAACAGGCAACGACCCTGCTGCCGGTCCCAGTAGGTCGGCCTCCCCGGAAGCTCCGTGTGGGCCGCGGCACGGCCCCGGGGCTGTCAGGACGGTCGCGGCGCGCGTCGGTCCCGGCGGCCGGCCAGTTCCTCATCGTCGACGAGGGTGAGCATGGGCTTGCCTGGCGCACCCATCATCACCACGACGAAGCGGCTCCACGCATCGTCCCGATTGTTCCCGTCCTGGTAGTGGATGACATCGCCGCCCGGCTCCCAGAATGTCTCACCGGCCCGGACAACGCGCTCCGGCTCGCCCTCCAACTCGAACAGCATTTCGCCTTCGATCATGTAGCCGAATGCCGGACCGGAGTGCCGGTGTGGCGGGACCCCCGGATGCGCAGGAGGGTACTGCACGAGCAAGGTCATCACTTGTGCACGTTCAGGGATGAACGGCGGTACCTGCTCCAGCAGAGTGGTGATACATGATTGCCAGGGGACCGGCTCGGCGGCAGAGTCGGAGCGGGCCTGATCCGGCCCACTGCTGTCGTTGTTCGGCATGGTGGCTGACCTCACGATGGAGAGACGTACGGCGAGAACCCCAATAGGGCGGCGAAATCCTGACGAGAGCGTCCCGGGACGTCGCATGGTGTTCGGGCGCCGGGTCGGATCGCTGACGGATCGGTGACCGCGCAACTCGACCGCCGTTTCATGGGCCGGCCTCGGCGGGTCGATGAGCACTGCGTTGTTGTGGCTGCGACAGGCACCGGTGTATGCGCTCAGTGCCGCGCAGATACTCATGGACGTAGGGCCTTTCAACCGTACTGCGCTCGCGGACAGCGCGCTCAGCGAGGAGGCCGGCAGCACGCGGCCTGGGGAGTGGGCCCGGGCAGTGAAATACCACTGGATCGAGTCGGGCAACTACCCGGGCCTTCACTCCGAATCGTGAGCACGACTTATGCGGCTTCGGTCAGCGGCTAGTTCTTGTCCGCCACCTCACGGCTCAGGCGCAGCTGCTCTGAGCTCAGCATCGCCCAGCCGTCGGTTACCCCTCCGCCGGGCGGTCGGACGTCCGTTGCGGCGCCGGCGCGAGAGTCCCAGCTGTGCAGCATGCCCGGGTTGAGGCTGAGTTCCTCGGCGACCTACTCACGCAATCCTTGTCCGATCAGCAGGGACAACCCCGAGAACACTGTGTCCACAAGCTCCCGCGCGGCTCGACGCCGTCGAAGGGATGCCGGTCCCACGAGTTGTCGAAGCGCACCCTCGCAGGCCAGGAACTTCGGTGCCCCTGGCCGACGCCGGTAACTGGGAGCACCCCGGGAGCGGCGAAGGGATCGGAGGTCCGACACTCGCTCTCACCGGAACGAGGTCGGATTCCCCGGTGAGCCCAGGACGGTCACTGCTCCCGCATGCCCCACGGAGAGCCGTACGCGCTGAGCAGGTCCAGGAAGGGGCGGGCGGGGAAGGCCTCCGGGCCGAGGACTCCCGAGCCGGACCACGCGCCCGTGGCCAGGAGTTCGAGGGCGACGACCGGGTTGACGGCCGTCTGCCACACCACCGCCTGGGAGCCGTACTCGGCCATCGACCACTGGTTGTCGACCACGTGGTAGAGGTAGACCTCGCGCGGCGCACCGTCCTTGGTACCGCGCACCCAGGTGCCCGCGCACGTCTTGCCGTGCATGCGCTCGCCCAGCGTCGCCGGGTCCGGCAGACAGGCGGCCACGACGTCGCGGGGCGACACACCCACCGGGCCCGCAGCGCTCGGCACGGTCACCGGGTCGGTGCGGTCCAGACCCAGGAGGTGCAGCGTCCTGAGGGTCTGGATGAACTCCTCGCCCAGGCCGTACTTGAAGGTCACGCGCCGTGCGTCGATCCAACGGGGGACAAGCAGCACCTCCTCGTGCTCCACGTTCACGCACTCGACCGGGCCGATGCCCTCGGGGAAGTCGAACACCTCCGGCTCGCTGAAGGGCGCGGTGGTGAACCAGCCGCGGTCCGCCTCGTAGACGACCGGCGGATTGAGGCACTCCTCGATGGTGGTCCAGATGCTGAAGGAAGGCGCGAACTCGTAGCCGTCGACGGTGAGGTTGGCGCCGTCGCGGATGCCGATCTCGTCGATCTCGTCGAAGAGTTCGTCGGCTGCGTACCGTGCGAAGACATCGGACAGCCCCGGCTCCACACCCATGCCGACGAGGGCCAGCGCGCCCGCCTTCTCCCAGTCGGCTGCCTGCGCGAACTGCGTGTCGCCGAGCATCACCCCGCACTCCTCGTACGGCCGATCGGAGTGCGGGCGCGACAGAGACATCGCCATGTCGAGGTAGGTTGCGCCGGCCGTGAGCGCTGCCTGGAAGAGGGGCATCACGAACCGCGGGTCGGTGGCATTGAGCAGGACGTCGCACCCGTGCCGCGTCAGCAGCGCCGTCACTGCCGCCTGATCGGACGCGTCGACGTGCTCGGCACGGAAGCGGCCCGCGGCACCCGCGAGGGCAGCGACCGCCGCCTCGGCCCGGCTCAGGTCGTAGTCGGCCACGACCATCTCGTCGAAGAACGGGCGCCGGGCCGCGATCCGGGTGATCGCGGTGCCCACACCGCCGGCGCCCACAAGCAGAACACGCATGACACGGACTTCCTCTCTGGAGACGGGGCGTGACCGCGCGGACCGGAGGTGCGGGCGCCCCTGCCGGGAGATCCAACGCCGCGTGCTCGGATAAGGTCAATGGTGTTGGCATAAGGACCCGGTGAGGAGGCGGCGGTGGCGAAAGCTGTGGTGCCTGAGGAGAAACGGCGGCGCCGCCGTCCCACCAGGAGCGGCACGGTGCTGTCCGAGCAGCTGATTCTCGAGACCGCCCTGCGGATGCTGCGTGAACACGGCAGCGCGGGACTCACCGCCCGCCGTCTCGGCCTGGCCCTGGACGCCGACCCCAGCACCCTCTACCGGTACTTCCGCGGCATGGATGATCTGACCCTTGCCATCGGCGACGCCCTCATCGGGCAGGCCCTGCAGGGCTGGCGGCCCACGGGGGAGTGGCGGTCGGATCTGCGCGGCCTCGGGTTGCGCATCCACGCCGTGTACGTCGGGCATCCGCAGGCGGCACTGCTGACAGCGAACCGGGTCACCGGCCGGGCCCACGAGCTGGCGGCCGACGAGGCCATCCTTGACGTACTTCGCACGGCAGGGTTCCCCTTGCCGGACACGGTACGGATCTACCAGGCCTTCATCGACCAGACCCTGGCCTTCGCCGCGCTCGA harbors:
- a CDS encoding GH92 family glycosyl hydrolase, which encodes MRALKRVFTALLIATTVATASVTSGVANAKDQGTKFADDPTTLVDTSIGNNGDGTTFPGAAAPFGMVQLSPDTQLNKYASYDYKQDTILGFSHTHLSGVGCQTMGNFRFMPTTGAVTSSDPAQSGAKFSHDNETRAPGYYGVKFDNGIQAELTATQRTGQHRYTYPAGSGPENVLIEAGESNGSTYGGDVKVVGNDTVEGWVQGGNFCGETGKERYRIFFSAKFDRKFSNFGTWTDGVLTPDQREASRGAKRAGAWVTFDPAKGDQVGTSVGLSYTSVDGARLNRKAEQPKSFDKARTGAHDAWQGELNRMRVAGGSTADQRTYYSALYHSLLHPSIGSDVDNRYRGFDDQVHRADSTYYQMFSLWDTYRSQNQLVALLHPDKAADMAKSVLHIYQDGGWLPRWGLGNGETNVMSGDPITPWIVDIYNRGLLDDRTSRQLFDALWKNVNEVPTDQSIFRGRDGNPTYVENGWVGYQNLPGYKYGDSRQAGSATLEYSLADCALSTMAGGLGYKDKAATLASRCDNFTKLWDPNVTSQGFSGFPVAKNADGTVAGDLDPAQAGAFHEGTAWQYEWLAQQDPQTLFGLMGGQAKAEQRLDKFFDMPTVLTDPAKAASESWVTGAYDYHNNFAFNPNNEPDFHTPWMYTWTGAPWKTSAVLRAMRTLFTDNVYGMPGNDDLGATSSLLVFAMAGIFEAQPGSANYVVTAPMFAKVEIRPEHGRKISIEAPGADASKLQYVSSADTNKGKLRQSWLSHKDLLRSGTIKIKLTDKPTSWGVNAAPPAMAAQG
- a CDS encoding penicillin acylase family protein, coding for MPFTSSRWGPLVSFGAKAYPGTKRSYGTSGNSFVAVVEFGPRLRAWAVTAGGVSGHPALPHFDDQAERCANGDLRPVCFYPDDLEGHVGRSYRPGR
- a CDS encoding GNAT family N-acetyltransferase, translated to MFSLSLRDNARLRPLEIWHAEEFAANLDRAREHIRPWVGPGFVTDDLDGARATLRRYAERQAADGGRLFGIWLDGTLVGGVMFVDFDAGFGSCEIGCWLEPATEGRGLVTEACRALLEWAFASRGMHRAEWHCRADNERSSAVARRLGMTLEGVRREYWPYDGTRHDKQMWAILAPEWRNHHS
- a CDS encoding cupin domain-containing protein produces the protein MPNNDSSGPDQARSDSAAEPVPWQSCITTLLEQVPPFIPERAQVMTLLVQYPPAHPGVPPHRHSGPAFGYMIEGEMLFELEGEPERVVRAGETFWEPGGDVIHYQDGNNRDDAWSRFVVVMMGAPGKPMLTLVDDEELAGRRDRRAPRPS
- a CDS encoding saccharopine dehydrogenase family protein, which translates into the protein MRVLLVGAGGVGTAITRIAARRPFFDEMVVADYDLSRAEAAVAALAGAAGRFRAEHVDASDQAAVTALLTRHGCDVLLNATDPRFVMPLFQAALTAGATYLDMAMSLSRPHSDRPYEECGVMLGDTQFAQAADWEKAGALALVGMGVEPGLSDVFARYAADELFDEIDEIGIRDGANLTVDGYEFAPSFSIWTTIEECLNPPVVYEADRGWFTTAPFSEPEVFDFPEGIGPVECVNVEHEEVLLVPRWIDARRVTFKYGLGEEFIQTLRTLHLLGLDRTDPVTVPSAAGPVGVSPRDVVAACLPDPATLGERMHGKTCAGTWVRGTKDGAPREVYLYHVVDNQWSMAEYGSQAVVWQTAVNPVVALELLATGAWSGSGVLGPEAFPARPFLDLLSAYGSPWGMREQ
- a CDS encoding TetR/AcrR family transcriptional regulator — its product is MAKAVVPEEKRRRRRPTRSGTVLSEQLILETALRMLREHGSAGLTARRLGLALDADPSTLYRYFRGMDDLTLAIGDALIGQALQGWRPTGEWRSDLRGLGLRIHAVYVGHPQAALLTANRVTGRAHELAADEAILDVLRTAGFPLPDTVRIYQAFIDQTLAFAALDAASLALPRESLRADEDMWRSTYARLPRTTYPRIAEAAPLLATRMVDSAYPTALEMLLDGAAAQWEALRARR
- a CDS encoding SpoIIE family protein phosphatase, producing the protein MSAAPDDGAARAYGYAPPAAGSARRAELDRLLDLAVRDTGGHAGAVFLLAADGQALRLEVTTGMPAEYLAPWLGVGLASLDPVAVAVRERRLVWLSEHQELARRYPRTAIALPYHFAVAAAPILTGTTAWGTLLLFWPCCDTAELASPGSDRVGLACRRLGRFLRDAAQAGRPVTPGTLPRTLPRPFTREWDPAVARAAADFAERLPEGNCSLDLEGRFTYLSATAADLLGGSIPDLLGKRPWQTLPWSIDPAFEDRFRAAVVSRQPVSFTAMVPPNRWLAFELYPDASGVSARISPTAPAHTSRAAPAGTGTPWGEPIPLGQLYQVLHLAATLSEAVGVGDVVDLVADEMLPTFRARTLALFTAEDGGLRLIGCRGYNPYPVELFDGATLTSPAAVGTLADGVPNFFATFEEVVRTYPLAPRQDGLQAWAYLPLIASGRPVGLCVLAFDRPHQFSGNQRTVLTALAGLITQALERARLYDTSKELAQILQAAMLPDSLPDLPGLDVAARYLPSVRGMDIGGDFYDLVRVDDTTAAAVIGDVQGHNVTAAALMGRCRLSIRSQAAAGATPAQALAQANRQLVDLDPGRFVSCLYAQLDLAHRRALLATAGHPPPILRHPDGHAEVLRVPPGVLLGIDPDADYPTTEIPLAPGSVLALYTDGLVETPEVDLDDAMAGLADQLARTRPQPMDQLATYLIDHARQTAPRTDDIALLLIRLATAG
- a CDS encoding TetR/AcrR family transcriptional regulator; translated protein: MSRTKGNHEARRRDVSEAVWRVLVAHGFGGLTMRAVAGELDATTGLLTHYFPTKRDLVAYALDLLERRSASRPRRAADTGLPAVRAALLDILPLTDEATDSNRIWVSSWDAALANPELSGDYARKYAQSRDKLCDLVAAAQQLGELPDGDPARIAAGAQSFVLGLVVQALFDPPAFPPHRQAELLDDYLATLTSPPSSRGHHAASS